GTGTTGTAATTGTTCCTGGCGTCTAACACCTCGAGGAGCGTGGTTATGCCGTACCTGTACCTTTCAGTGGAGAGCCTGAGAGCCTCCTTAGAAGCCTCTAGAGATTTAAGGGTTGCATCTATCTGAGTTTTCAAGGATTGTAGATCGTCGTAGGCCTTACGCAGAAGTGTAAGCTGAGTACTCTCTACGTCTTTTAAGTTCTGAGCTTCCTTAAGGAGGTCTATCTGTGCCTGTGCTACGTTTGCATCCCTTGCAAAGCCGTCAAAGATCTTATAGTTAAGAGATACGCCCGCCGTGTACCCCTCTATCCACTGAGTACCTCCCGAGAAGCTCTTCTTTCCGGTACTTCCTTGGTATCCTAGGTTTGCACTCAGAGTAGGATAGTAGCTCGCCTTTGCTAGTTCCACCTGTCTTTGTAAAACCCTGTAATTGACCCTTTCAACCTTTAGGGTACTGTTGTTCTTCAGCAACTCTTCCTGAAGGATATCAAGAGGTTTGTCAAAGGGTGAGTAGGAAAGCTCTCCTTCAGGCTCCGTTATTGAGTCCACCTTCAAGAGATTTTTAAAATCCTCTAAACTTTTTATGTAGTCCGTTTTTGCCTGCTCTAAGGCTGCCTTTGCGCTTTCAAGCTGTGCTTGGGTACGTATAAGGTCCACCTTTGTAAGGATGCCAGCCTGGTACTTAGCTTGGGCAAGTTTGTAGTTCTCCTCCCAATAAGAGAGGTTCTCCTTCAGAAGCTCTACCACTTTTTTCTTATAAAGGAGCGCATAAAAAAGGCTCTTCACCTGATACTCTACCGTCCTTTTAACATCCTCATGGACGAGCTTCTTTAGCTCCATGGAATCCTTGGCCAGGGTTATTGCTGTGAAAATAGATCTGTCAAATATGGTCTGGTTTAGACCAATAAGGTAGCTCTGTCTGTCCTTGGGAGTAAAACCGTATGCAAGGGAGTCAGAAAGCCTGGTGTAAGAGTAGGATAAGTTGACCTGTGGAAGTATTCCTGCTCTTGCTTGTCTTATGGCCTGTTCTGCCTTCCTTATATCAAGCTCTGAGATCCTAACACTAGTGTTGTTCTTTAGGGCTACCTCCACAGCTTCCTCTAAGCTTATGGCATAGGAAATTCCAAGAAGGAATAAAAGCAATAAGAACATCATCTTACTTCCACCTGCACACCTTCCTGCAGCATGTAAGCGTTATCCGTAACTATGCTATCAGAATCCTTGAGTGGAGCTTCAACGTAAGCGTATCCTTCCTCCTGCTTTACTATCCTAGTGACGGGTACCATCTTTGCCTTAGAGTTCTCCACCTTCCACAGGATGTATCTGTTGCCGAAGAGCACGAGGCTTTTTTCCGGTACTTTAAAGGCAATCCTTTGTTCTAAGGGTATCTGTACCTGAGCATACATGCCTGGCTTTAGCTTTCCTTCTGGGTTTTCCATCTGTGCCTTAACGGTGAGCTGTCTGCTTTGATCTGCAGCAGGGGAAACAAAGTAAACCTTTGCTTTGTACTTGCCTATTCCTTCCACATCCACTTCAACCACCGAACCCTCCTTTACGTAGGGATATATCTCCTGTGGAACTTGGAAGACTATCCTTATAGGGTTTAGGGTGACAAGCCTAAAGGTTTGACTTGCCGGAGTCACATAGTCTCCTACGTTTACTAGCCTTTGGGCTATAAAACCAGAGAAGGGTGCTTTCACTTGAGTTCTTGACAGCATAAGCTTAGCGTTGTTTAGTTGAGCCCGTATGCTTTTTATGGTATCTTCGTATACCTTAAGCTGCGTAAGAGCGTTTTCATAATCCTCTTTGGAAATGAGCTCCTTATCGTACAGGAATTTCCTTCTTTCCACTATAGCCTTCTGGTTTTGGTAGTTGGCCATAGCTTGAGAAAGCTGAGCGTTCAGTTGGGAGAGGGTGTTTTGGTAATCGGAAGGGTCTATGGCGAGTAAAGGTTGTCCTGCTTTGACAAAGCTTCCTTCATCCACATAGAGCTTCAATATTCTTCCGCTTACTTCGGGTTTTACATAAACGTCCTTCACGGCTTCTAGGTAAGCTTTCTGTTGATATGAAACCTCTACAGGCTCAGATCTGACTGTGTACACGCTGACTGTTACGGCTTTTTTGACCTGTTTTACCTCCTCCTTCTTTTGACAGGAGCCTAAAAGGAGGACTACTATAAGGAACAGGTATATCCACATAGTGCTGTAATTATACAGACTGACCGGTCGGTATGTCAATCTTTTCAAGCAGACTTTATGGGTATGTTGTAGTTTCTTATCTTTCTGTAGAGGTTGGACAAGTCTATGCCTATAACCTCAGAAACCTTTTTAACGTCGTAGTTGTACTCCTTAAGCTTAGCCTCTATAAACATCTTCTCAAACTCTTGGCGTGCCTTCTTAAGATCGTTGTACGAAAGAAGAGACTCTAGGTTGGGTCTGTTTAAAGGGTTTAAGAGCCCAGACAGGAACCTCTCATCTATCTTATCACCTGGATGCAGTATGACTATTCTCTCCATGAGGTTCTTGAGCTCCCTGACGTTTCCCTTCCAGGGGTAGGAGAGGAGTATCTCCTTGGCGTTCTCTGTAAGGTAAGGTGTAGGCCTTGCATATTTTGTGGAGAAGTAATTCAAGAAGTGTTCAGCCAGGAGTATTATGTCCTTGCCCCTTTCCCTTAGAGGGGGTAGTGTTATGGTAAAGACGGCTATACGGTAGTACAGGTCTTCCCTAAAGCTTCCCTCTTGCATCTGCTTCTTTATGTCCTTGTTGGAAGCACTTACCAGCCTAAAGTCTGAATGTATTACTTGTGTGCCACCAAGCCTTGTAAAGCTCTTCGTCTCTAACACTCTCAGCAGCTTAGCCTGAGCTTTAAGACTCATATCTCCTATTTCATCCAGGAAGAGGGTTCCACCGTGGGAGAGCTCAAGCTTGCCCTGTTTCCTACTAGTTGCCGATGTAAAAGCTCCTTTTTCATAGCCAAAGAGCTCTGCCTCAAGGAGTTCATCAGGTAGGGATGCACAGTTTATGTCTACAAAGGGTCCGTCTTTTCTGTTTGAAAGCTTGTGGATGAGTCTGGCTACAAGCTCCTTACCAGTCCCGCTTTCACCCAGAATCAGCACACTCGCATCCGATTGGGATACTTTCCTTATGAGTTCCTTTACTTGCAGCATCTGCGGACTTTCTCCTATGAGCTGATCCATCTCCTGGAACATCTGGCGCTTCTTTAGCACATCCTCTACAGCTCTCCTTAGGCTTAAGAGTAGTCTCTCTGTAGAGAAGGGCTTTTCTATAAAGTCGTAAGCCCCTTCTCTGATAGCTTTTACGGCGTCCTCTATCTTACCATGGCCTGTGATGACTATTATGTTCGCATCTGGAAGGTTCTTCTTGGTGTATTCTATTAGTTCAAAACCAAGACCATCGGGCAACCAAAGATCAAGTATGAGTGTATGAAAGTAAGCTTTGGATATCTTCTCCTTCGCTTCCTTTATATCCTGGGCTGTCTCTACAAGGTATCCCTCTTCTTCTAGTATTTCCTTTAGGGTCAGCCTTATAGACTTTTCGTCATCTATTACGAGCACAGAGGCAAGCATCTTTAAAGGTCAAACACCTTCCCAGGATTGAAGAGGTTTTTAGGATCAAAGCTTCTCTTGATGTCCCTTAAAAGCTCCATGCCTACCTGACCAAACTGCCAGCTTAGGAACTTTTTCTTGGTAAGCCCCACACCGTGCTCTCCTGTTATAGAGCCATCGTAGGACAGGGTGAGTTCAAAGAGCTCATCTACAGCTTGTTCTGCCCTTTCCTCTTCTTCTGGGTTGGACTTATCGTACAGGAAGTTTACATGCAAGTTTCCGTCACCTATGTGACCAAAAACTGCCACCATAAGGTTATACTTTTGAGCTATCTGCCTTACCCGTGGAAGGAACTCAGCCAGGCAGCTTCTGGGTACTACAATGTCTTCGTTTATCTTGCCGCTTTTGAGGTTTCCAAGGGCTGGACCTAAGCTCTTTCTAGCTGTCCAGAGCTTTTCGGAGCTTTCCTTGTCGTAGGAAACTTTTACCTCAACACCCATAGACTTCAGTATACCTTCTACCATTCCTATTTCTTCCCTTACGCCGCTTGGTGTCCCATCCACCTCTATTAAGAGTAGTCCCTCTGCATCCCTTGGTAGACCTACTCCTTTAAAGTCCTCCACTGCCCTTATAGCATCCCTGTCCATAAACTCAAGAGCTGAAGGGAACACACCGGAGGTAAGTATTTTGGTCACAGCTTTTCCTACGTCCTCCAAGCTTTGAAACACAGCTAGAGCTGTAAGTCTCTCTTGAGGCTTTGGTATAAGCTTCAGGGTTGCACCTGTTATAAGACCAAGAGTTCCCTCCGAACCTACAAACAGACCCATAAGATCATAACCTGCCACGTTCTTTATGACTGGACTACCAAGCTTTATAACCTTACCTTCCTTTATGACTGCTTCCAGTCCTAGCACGTAGTTGCGAGTCACTCCGTACTTTAAACACCTCGGTCCACCTGCGTTCTCGGCTAAGTTACCCCCTATGGTAGAGTACTTATAGGAGGAAGGGTCTGGAGGGTAAAAAAGGCCAAGCTTTTCCACATACTCCTGCAGATGCGCAGTTACAACTCCGGGCTCTGCGTACACTACACTGTTCTCAAGGTCCACTTTGAAGGAATCCATCTTTTCAAAGGAGACGACAAAACTCTTTTCCACTGTAGGTACAGCCCCACCTGTTAGACCAGAACCAGCACCTCTTGGGAATATGGCTATGTTCTCCTCATAGCAGAACTCCACGAGCTTTATCACATCTTCTTTGTTTTCTGGAAACACCACTCCTAGCGGAACAGACCTTTCTATGGGTATAGGAGTAGCATCGTAAGAGTAGAGCTTTCTTTCTACTATAGAGGTGTTTACCTTTCTATCACCCAGTAGGGCTCTAAGCCTGTTTACAGGATCCCTTTTCAAAATCGCAAACATAGTTTATAATATAAATCTGAAAGCGGGCGTAGCTCAGTGGTAGAGCGGCTGCTTGCCATGCAGCAGGTCGCGGGTTCGAGTCCCGTCGCCCGCTCCAAGAAAAAAAAGGAGTTACAAGCCATGAGAAAAAAGCTCCTACTCCTATTGTCCATGTCTGGCATAGCCTTAGGTCAGCCTTTGATAGACCCTAACTTTGCAGACAGATTATTTCCTTATATAACCTACTCTACAGTTTGGAGTGGAACACCTGCCACACTCTCTGACGTAGCTGTTCCAAACGTGCTTATAGTTTACGGCAAGAAGGAAGATCCAGATGTGGTTGCCTTGGCTGGTAAGATAGCCTACTACCTAGGCCAGTGGACTGATGACATTGGTTTTTCAGTGGAGGACGTAAAGCAGTCTAGAATTCCTGAGCTTCTCGTAAACGATGAAAGACTAAAATCCCTTGATTACAAAAACCTTATAGTAGTGGGTACCAACAACTCCGTAGTGAAAGAGCTAGGCCTTAAGTTTGAAGGGCCCACCATAAAGGTAATCCAGAAGGATGGCAAGAACATAATGTTAGTAGGTGGGAAGACCAAGGAGGATGTTATCAAAGCTGGTAAATATCTTGCAGATGTGAGGCTCAACTTCAAAGCGGGTGCATACAAGACTTTCTTCTCCTTCGTAGCTCTGCGTGGTTACATAGAAAAAGGAGAGTTTGATGCAGCTCTTAGGCTGATAAGAAGTCCTCAAGGGCTTTCTGCATGTGGGAAAAACATGGCTTTGGCGGCTCCAATGGTGGCAAACTGGAACGATGACATAAAGGCCGTGGTGAAAAAGAGGAACAGCATACTCTATTCGGAACTACCAAAAGCGATAGAATCAAAGGATAAGAACAAAGCTGTAGAACTCTGGAAGGAGGCCATGTTTACATGCTATCAATGCCACCAGGGTATAGACATACCTCAACTCAGGAAGTTCAAGCCCCTTGAAAGCATCCACTCAAAACATCAACGTATAGCTGAAAGCTTTGGTTTAATAGTTAAGGCAGGTAATGAAGTATCTTGTGTTGCATGTCACAGCGGTAAAACAAGCATAAGGGGTTATCAATGAAAGTAGGTTTCATAGGCTTAGGTTCTTTGGGTAAAGAGATAGCCAAGAGATTATCGTCCCAGGGCGTAGAGCTTTTAGTCTGGAACAGAACCAAGAAGAAAGCCCAAGAGCTTGGCTTCCAAGTAGCTGACTCGCCCAAGGAGCTCATATCCCAAGTGGATAGGGTGTTCCTGATAGTGTTTGACAGTCAAGCATCAGAAGAAGTTATATTCGGCAAGGATGGCCTGGTGGAAGGACCCATTGAAGGAAAGACAATAATAGACATGACCACAAACCACTACAGGTACGTGGTAGAAGCTCAGCAGGAACTGGAGAAAAGAGGTGCCTTCTATCTGGATGCCCCTATACTCGGAAGCGTCATACCAGCACGGAAGGGAGAGCTTACTATACTTGTGGGTGGTGACAAGGAGAAGTTTGAAGAGAACAGACCTGTCTTTGAAAAGTTCTGTAAGGTCATCATGTATGTAGGTCCTGTAGGTAACGCCACCAAGCTCAAGCTTATAAATAACATAGTACTCGGTGGTTTCATGGAGATTCTTTCCGAAGCCATAGCCGTGGGAGAAAGGGCTGGCCTTCCCAAGGACCTTATCATAGAGGTGCTTTCCAACGGAGCAGGGAAGTCATACATACTAGACGTAAAAAAGCAGAAGCTTCTGGAAGAAGACTTTGAAACCCACTTCTCCGTGGACCTTATATACAAGGATCTACACTATGCCCAGGACTTGGTAAAGGATATAAAAGCTTTCACCATGACCCTTCAGAATGTAAAAGAAGCCTACGGCTTGGCCAGGTTTAAAGGTTTAGGGGAGTTAGACTTCTCAGCAGTCTACAAGATGTTTAAAGATGAAGATTGACTTTATTCTCCCCTCAAGCAACTACCTGGATACTGTAAAAAGGGACAAGAAGGAGTTGGCAAAGGAGTTTGAAGCCATCCTACTTAAGGAGTTTCTAAAGGAGGGTCTTAAGCCGGTGCTAGAAAATAAGAGCTTTCAAGAGAGGATGTACTACGATAGCTTTATAGACAGCCTAAGCAGAAAGCTGGCCGAAGCCGGTGGAGTGGGTATAGCAAAGATGATACTAAAGAGTATAAAGGATGAGAAGGATAGATAAGATCTCATCCTTCATAGTGATGGACATCTACCAAGAAGCGCAGCGAATTGATGATGTAATACACATGGAGATAGGAGAGCCGGATCTAGATCCACCACCTGGAGTCATAGAAAACCTAAACAGAGCCATAAGGGAAAGGAAGTACTTTTATACACCCTCCCTTGGTATATGGGAGCTAAGAGAGAAGATAGCTGAACACTACAAGGTGTATTACGGTGTTGAGGTATCGCCTGAGAGGATAGTGATAACCACGGGAACCTCAGGTGCTTTCCTAGTTGCCTACGCTATACTCACATCTCAAGGCGATAAAGTAGTTTTGGCGGATCCTTCCTATCCTTGCTATAAGAACTTTGCTCACCTTCTTGACGTAGAACCAGTGTTTGTGCCAGTGGATGCATCCACTAACTATCAAATACTGCCAGAGATGATAGAAGACCTAGACTTCAATGTCCTTCATATCTCTTCTCCTTCAAACCCTACAGGAACCATATACTCGGAGGAAAACCTAAAGAAACTTATCGAACTCTGCGAGAGAAAGGGGGCATACTTTATATCGGATGAGATTTACCACGGACTTGTTTATGAAGGAAAGGAGACAACTGCTTTGCAGTTTTCAGACAGTGCTATAGTTATAAGTGGTTTTTCTAAATTCTTCTGCATGCCAGGTTTTAGACTAGGCTGGATGGTACTACCAGAACATCTGGTAAGAAGTGCAGACGTGGTAATACAAAACGTTTACATATCCGCACCTGCGCTAAGCCAGTATGCTGCGCTTGGGGCCTTTGACTACGAGTACCTTTCTAGAGTGAGAGAGATATACAGAAGGAGGAAAGACATACTATACGAAGGTTTGAAGGACGTTTTCAACATAGAGGTTAAACCTGAAGGAGCCTTCTACATCTGGGCACGCATAGACAGGTACTCCACAGACTCTTATAACTTTTCGTTGGAACTTCTAAGAAAGGCCAGAGTTGCTGTAACTCCAGGTGTAGACTTCGGTTTTAACAAGACAAACCTTTACATTAGGTTTTCATACACAAAGGATGAGGATGCCCTTAGAGAGGGCATCCAGAGGATAAAGGATTACTTAACAAGATAGATCTCTACAGCTCTCTGCGCCCTAAACTCTTTTCCAAACTTCTGGGCAAGCTCTTTACCGTAGGCGGTTATTCTTATCCTACTTTCGTCCACACCAAGCTTTACAAGCTCACTGGCAACCATCTGTGCCCTGTGCATAGAGAGATCAAAGTTATACTTGCTTGTACCTCTTTTATCTGCAAAGCCTACAACTAGAACTTCTCCTTTCTCATCTTTCAGCTTTTGTGCCACATTTTTAAGCTCATCAACAGCCTTCTTGGATAGCGTAAACTTATTGAAAGCAAAGTGAACAGTACCCACCTTTGTTGCTTCAAAGCTACGTGCAGTAGCTTGTTCTGTAGTTGACTTGGTTTCTTGAACTGGTCTTCCTTCAAGAGCCCTTATCCTTTTCTCATGATCATCAGCTATGTTTTCAAGCTTGCCTACTCTCTTTTCAAGATCGTTTACCTTAGATATGGCTTCGTCAGCTTTTTTACTTGCTCCAGTTATAGCATCAAAGTAGTTCTTGTAGCACTTGTCCAGAAGGTACTTACTGAAGACTTCCTTTGGGCTTCCACAAGGGTCTGTAAGTTCCTGAGCGTTGCCCAGGGATAAGGTAAGACCAACGAAGAGTGCGGATGCTAGAGCTATTTTCTTCATCTTTTACACCTCCTTATCTCGATTATAGTACACAATAAAATATACGCCAACACTGTGAAGATTTCATGAAAAGTTAGCTTACCTTTGATCCTTCTTTTACATCTACATCCGGTACTATCAAGGAGAGCTTCTCTCCGTCTGACAGAGCAAGAACCATTCCTTGAGATTCTATCCCGAATATCTTCCTTGGTTTTAGGTTTGCCAGGAAAAGTATCTTCTTGTTTATTAGTTCTTCAGGTGTGTAGTGCTTTGCTATACCAGCTACTACTGTTCTTTCTTCATCTCCTATGGATAGTCTTAGTTTAAGAAGCTTTTCCGAGCCTTCTACACGTTCTGCAGACAATACCTTTGCTAGCCTTATGTCAAGCTTTTGGAAATCCTCTATCGTTATAAGCTCCATAAGGGTGTATTATACCAACGAATTCTTCTCAATTTAATCTTAAGAAGAGGTACCCACTAAAGGCTAAACAAAGGTATATCATGACTGGGATTTGCTAAAGATCTGAGAGCACCGTTTTTTATCACAGATAGAACCTTCTGAGTTACTTTTCTGTCCCTGTAGCGCATAAAGTGATGCATGAGAACACCTGAAGCTTCAAGCCCTTGGCCAGTAAACTTAAAGGTAATAGAATCTTTAAGGAAAGGATTATTCTTGTTTACACTTAGAACCTTCGGCAATCCTACAAATTGATAACCTATAAGAACACCATCCCTTAGGAAAATTTTTATTATCTGGTTATCAAGCTCAAAGGTATGGGATTCGTCCGCTTCCTCAAAGAGGCCACCGCTACCCGCAGTCACCATCCTTGTCTTGACTGCGTTGTAGTCTACTAGACCAGGGTTCTTTACCTTCAAGCCTGCCATGTTATAGCCTGCTATGGCTCCGGCCTGCTGAGCCGTTGGAAATAGGGCTATCCACCTGTGCCTTCCAAAGACATCTATCCCCGAGCAGATGTCACCAGCTGCATACACGTCCGGATCCGAGGTCCTCTGGTACTCATCTACTAGTACTCCACCTACCACCCTACCCTTTATCTCATCCACGTGGAGCCTTATGTCTGTTCCTTCAACGAGGTACGTTCTTGGTCTTACACCGGTAGAGAGTATGACCATATCGGCCGGAAGGTATATACTCCTGTCGGAGCCTAGCTTCTTTATCTCTACGGCCTCTACCCAACCGTCCTCACCATGGAAAGCTACCACTTGCGAGTTTAGGTAAAATCTTATGCCTTCCTCTTCTAAAGGTTTCATGTAAAGATCTGCCATATGTTTGTCCAACATTCTAGGAAGTACTCTATCAAAGACTTCAACCACAGAGACTTCAAGTCCCATATACCTTAGAGTTTCGGCATCCTCTATACCTATGGGTCCGGCCCCCACTATCACTACCCTTCTTACCCTACCCTCTAAGATCCATTTTCTTATCCTCTTGGCATCGTCCAGACTCTTAGCTGTGGTCACACCACCCAGTTCAACACCTGGTATGGGTGGTATAAAGGCAGAGGCACCTGCAGCCAGAAGGCACTTATCGTAGCTTACCTCCTCCCCACCTTTTACATAGATAATCTTCTTCTTGTTGTCTATGCTTACCACCTCTTTGCCGAGTCTGAGGTCTACCTTATACTTCTCGTAGAAGGAAAAGCCTCCAGCGTAAAAAAGGGCATCATCACCTATGTCCCCTCTTATGACGTTTTCCATACAGTTTGGGGCGTACGCAGGATACTCTTCCGCAGAGAGTACTACTATGTCAGAGTCCTTGTCTACTTTTCTGAAAGCCTTTATAGCACTTACTGCGGCAGGTCCGTTCCCTACTATGACTACCTTCACCGTGTTGTAAATTATATACCATGAGAGATCTGTTACCTGTAGTAGCTTTTTTGCTCAGCTTTTTGGCTCTTCTTCTTTTGAGGTACACCCTACTAAAATATCTAACTAATAGATCTGAAAACGCTGTTTACAATTTGATGTTAAAGACTATAAGATTTCCATCTCTCTTTTTGGTATTTGCTATTCCTCTTTACGTTAGCTTACAGTTTTTAAGACACACTCAAAAAGAGTACATAGTTCATGTAGAAAAGATCGTACTAGCTAGCTTTATCCTCTCTGTATCTATATTTTTGGCAAATCTAGCGGTTGAGGCTTTGAAACTTTATGCAGGAAGAGCTGGACTAAAACTACCTTCTGCTAATGTAGTCTTTGCTTTAATAAAGGGCTTTATAGTCCTGCTTGGTGTTATAAGCGTCTTAAACTTGTTTGGTATACCCGTTGTTCACCTTGTGACCACCTTAGGTGTGGGAGCTTTGGCTGTATCCTTGGCACTACAGAGTACCTTGAGCAACTTCTTCTCAGGCTTGAGTATAATCTCCTCAAGGCAGATAGAGATCGGAGACTTTGTAAGGCTTGAAAACGGAGAGGAAGGTTACGTTATAGACATAACCTGGATGAACACAGTCATAAAGCGTGCGGATAATAATCTAGTGATAGTTCCCAGCTCAAGGATGGTAAACATGATAGTGATAAACTACAGAAAGCCTATAGAAAGCATGAACATTACTATTCCAGTAAACGTGAGTTATAACTCAGACCTTGATAAAGTAGAGAGGATTACATTTGGGGTGGCTAAAGAGGTGCAAAAGTCTGTAGAAGGTGCGGATCCCAACTTTGAACCTGTTGTAAGGTTTACAGAATTTGGAGAAAATAGTATAAAACTAAACGTAACACTGAGAGTGTTGAATTCAGATTATCAGGGTATTGTAAGACATGAGTTCATAAGAAGACTAAAACAGGCTTACGACGCAGAGGGCGTAAGGATGAACTTTCTTACAGTATCTACTACATGTCTAGGAATCACCTGAGGGCCTTACTTTTCCTGATTTTTTCTTTGATCTTTTCGCTTTTCGTTAACCTGAAGGATAAACTACCGGATCTTTCCGATGAGGGTGTTTTTTATCTGAGGGTTGACGGCATTCCGCAGGCAGAAGACTCAGGTTTAAAGGTTAAGGTGCTAGTGGAAGGCGGGGACCTTATGGACTTACAGGGTAAAATGGCTTATCTCACACTCAGAGGTGTTCACAATCTAGGTAAAGATCACCTCGAAGTGGATGCAAGGGTGAAGATAAAGGATGGAAGGATATACCTTAGTGCGAACTCCGAGGACATACTAGATGCATGGGACGAGGACGGAATAAGGAAAAGGCTTATAAGCAAGCTTGAAGAGAAGGTAAAGGATCCGCTCGTGAGGGACTTTACAAAAGCGTACATCTTCGGAGAGGATGCAGACCTTCTACCCCTAGAGGTACAAAGGTCTTTTTGGGAGAGTGGCCTTCTTCACATCCTAGTGGTAAGCGGATCTCACATAGCCTTGATATTCATGGTTTTCTACAGATTTCTACCCTACCCTTATGGGCATATACTTTCCCTAATACTTTCCTTTTTTTACACCTTCTATGTGGTAAGGACAGAACCACCTGTGCTGAGAGCCTTCCTTATGTTCCTTCTTTACGTGATGGCCAAGCTTTCAGACCACAGGCCCGATTACGTTTCTATACTCTTTGTGTCCGGAGCTATTATACTCTTTGTGTTTCCTGAATATCTCCAGTCTTACTCCTTCTGGCTTTCCTTTTTTGCCACCCTCTTCATACTTTTATCGATCAAAGAAGCACCCATCCAGAACAAGGTTTTTATGTCCTTTTGGGTGTCTATATTTGCCTTCCTGGGCACGGCACCATTAGTAGCAAGCTTTTCACTGACTACACCCATGAGCATACTGCTCACCGCTCCGGCTTCTCTTATCCTTACGCCTTACACCGTTTATTCCTTCCTTGACCTTTTTACACTGTTTAGCCTCCCTTCCTTTCCCTTGGAAATACTCGGTAAGCTCGCCATAGAGAGCATAAGGGTTATGTCAAACCTCGGGTTTCTATTAAATTTAAAAGCTTCTGCCCTTGGATCCTTCTTCTGCACGACTGCTTCTGCCCTAGTGCTTTACTTTACCAGTGGCTGGTGGAAACTCCTTGCCTTTGTACCACTTTTGCTGATTGTTATAATATAGGTCATAAGTTTTTGAAAACCTAAGGAGGAATTCTATGGCGAAGGGTACAGTGGCATACAAGATACTACAAAGTCATTTAGTAAGCGGTAAGCTCATACCAGGAGAAGAGATAGCCATAAAGATAGACCAAACTCTGACGCAGGATGCGACGGGTACTATGGCCTACCTTCAGTTCGAAGCAATGGGCGTTGACAGAGTAAAGACGGAGTTATCTGTAAGCTACATAGACCACAACATGCTCCAGACGGACTTTAAAAACCCTGACGATCACAAGTATCTTATGACGGTGGCCAAAAGGTATGGAATATACCTATCCAAACCTGGAAACGGTATATGCCACCAAGTACACTTGGAAAGGTTTGCAAAACCCGGTAAGACCCTGCTTGGATCAGATTCTCATACACCCACAGCAGGTGGTATGGGCATGCTTGCCATAGGCGCTGGTGGCCTTGACGTTGCAGCGGCTATGGCAGGAGAACCCTTCTACTTAAAGATGCCTAGGATAGTAGGAGTCAAGCTAACAGGGAAGCTACC
The DNA window shown above is from Thermocrinis minervae and carries:
- a CDS encoding ComEC/Rec2 family competence protein, coding for MIFSLFVNLKDKLPDLSDEGVFYLRVDGIPQAEDSGLKVKVLVEGGDLMDLQGKMAYLTLRGVHNLGKDHLEVDARVKIKDGRIYLSANSEDILDAWDEDGIRKRLISKLEEKVKDPLVRDFTKAYIFGEDADLLPLEVQRSFWESGLLHILVVSGSHIALIFMVFYRFLPYPYGHILSLILSFFYTFYVVRTEPPVLRAFLMFLLYVMAKLSDHRPDYVSILFVSGAIILFVFPEYLQSYSFWLSFFATLFILLSIKEAPIQNKVFMSFWVSIFAFLGTAPLVASFSLTTPMSILLTAPASLILTPYTVYSFLDLFTLFSLPSFPLEILGKLAIESIRVMSNLGFLLNLKASALGSFFCTTASALVLYFTSGWWKLLAFVPLLLIVII